The Vespa velutina chromosome 4, iVesVel2.1, whole genome shotgun sequence genome has a window encoding:
- the LOC124948563 gene encoding uncharacterized protein LOC124948563 translates to MSRVRRHIHGSKSTYWWSDELTNLRSVATTTVRKLPRARKEKIMEEIVQYLDARRDARRALTRAIKEAKKNSWRDLLDSTEDDQWCSPYKIVLGKLRPYVPPVTETQKDEVLENILCELFPGGPGFDEPQEPALSEVTICAEEAFVAAKKGKGRKAPGLNGIPDSEARPDQNEKKRAPDTLGSYRPKCVIGELGKLFERVVVGRINIYLEEFRTLAPSQYGFRMGRSTVDAVLDVKKFVEASTRARKVIILGVKPEKLSTLPGEHRQELFR, encoded by the exons ATGTCCCGGGTGAGGAGACATATCCACGGTAGTAAAAGTACTTACTGGTGGTCGGACGAATTAACGAACCTTAGGTCCGTTGCAACGACCACAGTAAGGAAACTTCCCAGAGCCAGGAAAGAGAAGATCATGGAGGAAATAGTGCAGTACCTGGACGCCCGAAGAGACGCAAGGAGGGCGCTGACTAGGGCCATTAAGGAAGCCAAGAAGAACTCCTGGAGGGACCTGCTGGACTCTACAGAGGATGATCAATGGTGCAGTCCTTATAAAATTGTCTTGGGGAAACTCAGGCCTTATGTCCCACCAGTAACTGAAACCCAGAAGGATGAGGTACTGGAGAATATCCTCTGTGAACTATTCCCAGGAGGACCGGGATTTGATGAGCCGCAGGAACCTGCACTCTCAGAAGTGACTATCTGTGCGGAGGAGGCCTTCGTTGCCgccaagaaaggaaaaggaagaaaggctCCTGGACTGAATGGAATACCGG ATAGCGAGGCTCGTCCTgatcaaaacgaaaaaaaacgcGCCCCGGACACATTGGGATCATATAGACCCAAATGCGTGATTGGCGAACTGGGAAAACTATTCGAGCGTGTAGTTGTTGGCCGGATCAACATTTACTTAGAGGAGTTTCGGACCCTGGCACCATCACAGTATGGATTTAGGATGGGCAGATCCACTGTAGATGCTGTCCtcgatgttaaaaaatttgtgGAGGCATCGACGCGGGCCAGAAAAGTGATTATTCTG GGCGTTAAACCGGAAAAACTTTCCACGCTACCTGGTGAACATCGTCAGGAGTTATTTAGATAA